In the Bacillus amyloliquefaciens DSM 7 = ATCC 23350 genome, ATCAGCACGCGTTTACGGCGGTGCTTTTCGGGCGGCTGATTCCGATTATACCGTCGCTTGCCATGAATACCGTCTGCGGGCTGAGTAACATACGATGGCCGATCTTTTTTTCTGCGTCGGTGCTCGGCAAAATTCCGAACATTGTGATCGTGACCGTCGCAGGCGCTTCATTTACAAGCAACAAACTGCTGTCTTTCGGGATTTACGGAATGTATATGCTCGTCTTAATGGCGGTCATTTATAAGAAGTTTCCCGGTCTTTTAAAAACAACGAGAAAATGAAACGCGTACCGCCCCCTATTCCGGCGGTACGGCTCCTCTCATTCTGAGAACTTTTCCGTTACATTCTGAACCGATCACTTCCATGTTTTTCTTTCTGTAAAATGACAGAGCCGCTTCATTGCCCGGCGAAACTCTCAGGTGATATTCCGAAACACCGTTCGCTCTGAAAACTGATTCGCGTATTGATGCAGTTTTGTTCCGCACCCTCTTCCCCTCTGCTGCTCAGTCATATAGTAAAGGTGCACATAACCCGATTTTTTGGCTGCGGTAAAATTTGATGGAAGCTTCAAGCTGTCCGATCGGCTGCCCGTTATGAAGAAGCAGCTTAAAATTGTCGGGTGAGCATTAGATTTGGGATGACAGCCATATGAGATATTCATCCTTATTAAAATGATCCGCCGTGCCAAAGCTGACGAAAAACGAATCCTCACGAAATGAAACGGCCGTCTCTTTATGTTTGTTTAAATTGATCCGCTTGAAATACATCGGGAGTCCTCCTTTTTGAGGCCGCAAATAAGAACGAGCATAAAATGGCTGCCAACGCCAGCATAACAGCAGCCCCTGCGATGACGATGCCGCGGACGGAAGAACTGACAGCCGCCGCTCCGAAAACCGCCGTTACCACTATAATGAAGACGGCTTCGACTAATGAATAAAAGCTCCCCACTCTCCCCATAATGTCCACCGGAACATTTTTTTGATAAAATGTCTGAAATCCCGTATTGGCAAACGCCAGAAAAAAAGCGAGAAGGAAAAATCCGAAAGCAGCCGTCCAAAAAACGTCAGAAAACGCATAAATCATATATCCTGCCGCTGTGAATAAAGAGCCCATTCCCATCAATAAAGAAGCCGGCATTTTTTTATTAAAGAACACATTGACAAGCGCCCCCGCAATAACCCCTGCCCCTGAGACACTGACGAGAAAACCGTAATCGGCATCAGTCAGCTGAAGAACCTCTTTTGCAAAAGCGGCTTCAAGCGAATCAAGCGCGGATGGCATAACGGTCATGACCAGACTGAATAAAAAATAAATGATCATGACGTTTCGCGCCGTTCGGCTGAAGCGATAGACGAGCTTCCAATCTTCTTTGTACACTGCCAAAGAAAGCTTCTGTGCGGGAGAATGTACGTGGGGCTCATTTTCAAGGCTCGGCAGCATCATCGTGATGAAACCGGACAGCACCAAAGCCGCCGCATTCACCCAAATCGCAAAAATCGGCGTGCCGGCGATAAAAAGCAGCCCGGCCGCAGCCGGCCCGAGGAGAAAAGCCCCTGATTCCGACAAAGCCCTTAGTGAATTGAATCGTTTTCTCCTTTCAGCCGGAATAAGCATCGTCACATACGCCATGGAACACGGACGAAACATCGCATTGGCCATTTGAATCAAAAACACGATACAATAAATGGAAAATAAAGACCATACAGTAAACATCAACGGCAGAACGGCAATGAATGCAGCCCGGATGAAATCAAGCGACATCATCATATTCCGTTTGTTACACCGGTCGATGATGCTGCCCGACCACCCATTTGTCATCAATACAGCCGCAGGCCTGATTAAATAAAGGATGGAAACCGCAAAAGCAGACCCCGTTTCTTTTAAGACAATAAGATTAAGAGACAAAAAATAAATCCATTCACCAATATTTGCTATCCCGATTCCGGTTAACAGAAGCATCGGGTACCGCCAAGACTTCAGGTTTTTCATCTTATCCCTCCCTTAGAAATAAAAAACGCCCTCAAGACAATAAAGTCTTGAGGACGGGAAACAGCCCGCTATGCCAGAATCAATTCGGTTTGGTGCCGGCCTAAGCCGGGTACAAAGCTTACTCGGTAACAGAAGTATCCGCCGCATCATCCTCGTTTTTCATGATTCCGATGCGAAGCTAAGAGGTTTGTTTCAACACATCCATTCATACTCCTTCACAGCTCCCGGAGCTCTCTGTCATGAATGATATCTGTCTACTCGTCTCTTCAGCGCTTTTCGTTATATTCTTTTCACCCTTACTTTTTTTAACAATATACCGGCTCAATCAGCAAAAATCAAGAGGCTGTAAGAAATAAAACCTGCCTTTGATTAATTTCCCTGTACAGACACAAACAGCCTGACTGCCACATACAGTTACATATAGGCTTTTGCCTACATAACTTTGTGGAGGTGAGGATGGTGACAGGTGTTTTTGCAGCGCTCGGGTTTATTGTGAAAGAACTCGTGTTTTTAGTATCATACGTGAAAAATAATGCCTTTCCACAACCGCTCTCAAATAGTGAGGAGAAAAAATACTTAGACCTTATGGCCGAAGGAGATGAACACGCCCGCAATATGCTGATCGAACATAATCTCCGTTTAGTCGCCCATATTGTAAAAAAATTCGAAAACACGGGAGAAGACGCAGAAGATCTGATCTCCATCGGTACAATCGGGCTGATCAAAGGAATTGAAAGCTACTCAGCCGGAAAAGGCACGAAGCTTGCCACATATGCCGCACGATGTATTGAGAATGAGATTTTAATGCATCTGCGCGCATTGAAAAAAACGAAAAAAGACGTCTCCCTTCATGACCCGATCGGCCAGGATAAAGAAGGGAATGAAATAAGCCTGATTGATGTTCTCAAGTCGGAAAGCGAAGATGTGATCGACACCATTCAGCTCAACATGGAACTTGAAAAGGTCAAAAAATATATTGATATTTTAGACGACCGCGAAAAAGAAGTCATCGTCGGCCGCTTCGGGCTTGATTTAAAAAAAGAAAAAACGCAGCGCGAGATCGCAAAGGAGCTCGGCATTTCAAGGAGTTATGTGTCGCGGATTGAAAAACGCGCATTGATGAAGATGTTTCATGAGTTTTACCGGGCGGAAAAGGAGAAGCGGAAGAAGAAGGGAAAGTGAGCGAAAAGCCGGATCTGACATCCCGGCTTTTTCTATTTTCTTTTCAATAGAGGAAGAATATTTGAAAAAGAGATGTACCAGTTATGAAAATCATTTTTCTAATTATTGCGGTATGATTGATGGCTCAATGATCTATTTCCGAGAAAGACGGTCAGGATCGTAGCAGATGACTTGACTAAT is a window encoding:
- a CDS encoding MFS transporter, producing the protein MKNLKSWRYPMLLLTGIGIANIGEWIYFLSLNLIVLKETGSAFAVSILYLIRPAAVLMTNGWSGSIIDRCNKRNMMMSLDFIRAAFIAVLPLMFTVWSLFSIYCIVFLIQMANAMFRPCSMAYVTMLIPAERRKRFNSLRALSESGAFLLGPAAAGLLFIAGTPIFAIWVNAAALVLSGFITMMLPSLENEPHVHSPAQKLSLAVYKEDWKLVYRFSRTARNVMIIYFLFSLVMTVMPSALDSLEAAFAKEVLQLTDADYGFLVSVSGAGVIAGALVNVFFNKKMPASLLMGMGSLFTAAGYMIYAFSDVFWTAAFGFFLLAFFLAFANTGFQTFYQKNVPVDIMGRVGSFYSLVEAVFIIVVTAVFGAAAVSSSVRGIVIAGAAVMLALAAILCSFLFAASKRRTPDVFQADQFKQT
- the sigK gene encoding RNA polymerase sporulation sigma factor SigK — translated: MVTGVFAALGFIVKELVFLVSYVKNNAFPQPLSNSEEKKYLDLMAEGDEHARNMLIEHNLRLVAHIVKKFENTGEDAEDLISIGTIGLIKGIESYSAGKGTKLATYAARCIENEILMHLRALKKTKKDVSLHDPIGQDKEGNEISLIDVLKSESEDVIDTIQLNMELEKVKKYIDILDDREKEVIVGRFGLDLKKEKTQREIAKELGISRSYVSRIEKRALMKMFHEFYRAEKEKRKKKGK